One Pararge aegeria chromosome 4, ilParAegt1.1, whole genome shotgun sequence DNA segment encodes these proteins:
- the LOC120637921 gene encoding uncharacterized protein LOC120637921, translating into MKRLLLLSVLAVAHAQFPNGRILEPPVPAQCVQRVIHERFADNKGYFFSWRDPALRGVEEDWLSARNYCRQRCMDLVSLETSEENEWVKARIVQDKVKYIWTSGRLCDFKGCNRPDLLPNEINGWFWTAELQKLAPTTNRQQNDWSEGGGIGKPQPDNRELIQGGAAEHCIAILNNFYNDNVHWHDVACHHRKPFVCEENDALLKYVRYTNPNLRV; encoded by the exons ATGAAACGATTACTCTTACTATCGGTGCTAGCGGTTGCGCATGCGCAGTTCCCCAACGGTCGGATCCTCGAGCCTCCAGTGCCAGCACAGTGTGTACAAAGGGTTATACACGAAAGATTTGCTGACA atAAGGGGTACTTCTTCTCATGGCGGGACCCTGCGTTGCGCGGGGTAGAGGAGGACTGGCTCAGCGCAAGGAACTACTGTCGCCAGCGCTGCATGGACCTGGTCTCCCTGGAGACCAGCGAGGAGAATGAGTGGGTGAAAGCCCGCATAGTTCAGGATAAG GTTAAATACATCTGGACATCGGGTCGCCTATGCGACTTCAAAGGCTGCAACAGACCCGACCTGTTACCGAATGAAATCAATGGATGGTTCTGGACGGCCGAGCTGCAGAAACTAGCCCCTACTACCAATAGACAGCAAAACGACTGGTCCGAAGGCGGTGGTATTGGAAAACCACAACCAGACAATCGC GAGCTGATTCAAGGGGGTGCAGCAGAACACTGCATCGCGATTCTAAACAATTTCTACAACGACAACGTACATTGGCACGACGTCGCCTGCCACCATCGCAAACCGTTCGTCTGTGAAGAAAACGACGCGCTCCTGAAATACGTTCGATACACCAACCCTAACCTGAGAGTATAG
- the LOC120623399 gene encoding peptidyl-prolyl cis-trans isomerase NIMA-interacting 4: MPPKSSEKGKSKSAAGGKSAGEAKESAAKEKKGGTAVKVRHILCEKQSKCLEALEKLKAGQKFPDVAAAYSEDKARQGGDLGWMTRGSMVGPFQDAAFALPISSVTSPKYTDPPIKTKFGYHIIMVEGKK, encoded by the exons ATGCCACCTAAATCATCAGAAAAAGGCAAATCCAAAAGTGCCGCTGGAGGAAAATCAGCTGGTGAAGCGAAAG AATCGGCAGCAAAGGAGAAAAAAGGCGGGACAGCTGTCAAAGTTAGACACATATTATGCGAAAAACAATCCAAATGTTTAGAGGCCTTGGAAAAGTTGAAGGCAGGTCAGAAATTTCCTGATGTAGCTGCTGCTTACAGTGAAGACAAGGCAAGACAAGGCGGGGACCTTGGTTGGATGACACGCGGTTCCATGGTTGGCCCCTTCCAGGATGCTGCGTTTGCCTTGCCTATATCATCGGTTACAAGCCCAAAATACACAGATCCTCCTATTAAAACAAAGTTTGGTTACCATATTATAATGGTTGAAGGGAAAAAATGA
- the LOC120637682 gene encoding SPRY domain-containing protein 7, with amino-acid sequence MFCCFKNCMNGFSLTQSVPIRVKSNPVQLDTLHMGHEVVIVKGGQRVCGSGCALGNAPLVQNKAYFEVKLQQGGVWAVGLATRETDLNRVHGGVDKDSWCLNSDSTVRHDNVELYHLKPAPQDSPTTEILVTTANSNDDNQTENEKQDSEKGCEKAAVMPGEGDVIGVAYDHVELNFFLNGKNMEIPVRNVRGALYPALYVDDGAILDIILDNFRYPPPSGYEKIMVEQSLL; translated from the exons atgttttgttgttTCAAAAACTGTATGAACGGTTTTTCACTGACCCAAAGTGTGCCGATACGCGTAAAGAGTAATCCTGTACAGTTAGATACTTTACATATGG GACATGAAGTAGTGATTGTGAAAGGAGGTCAACGAGTCTGTGGGTCTGGTTGCGCCCTGGGTAATGCCCCGCTTGTACAAAACAAAGCATACTTTGAGGTGAAACTGCAACAGGGAGGAGTTTGGGCTGTAGGTCTGGCCACTAGAGAGACAGACTTGAATAGAGTACATG GTGGAGTAGACAAAGATTCATGGTGCCTCAACAGCGACAGTACGGTGCGACACGACAATGTAGAATTATATCACCTCAAACCTGCACCACAGGATTCACCAACCACAGAAATTCTTGTCACTACAGCTAACTCCAACGATGACAATCAAACAGAGAATGAGAAACAAGACAGTGAGAAAGGATGTGAGAAGGCAGCAGTTATGCCAGGAGAGGGGGATGTTATTGGAGTAGCATACGACCATGTGGAGCTTAACTTTTTCCTCAATGGCAAGAATATGGAGATACCTGTTAGAAATGTGAGAGGTGCACTATATCCTGCACTTTATG TTGACGATGGTGCAATACTGGACATCATATTAGACAACTTTAGATATCCACCACCAAGCGGCTACGAAAAGATAATGGTGGAACAGTCTCTACTTTAA
- the LOC120637681 gene encoding uncharacterized protein LOC120637681 gives MDNMEAGTSSNIENTMQDIFGVDEEDPYQDSGSEYLPSRSPSPTPLDLIDILEDNHSQNNQDPQNDQEQRKPRKRVRQPHKWKKNIRKAKRARGEEYVNAKGKTVPSKNINTDIPCRCGLKCHDKVGAAQQKALFDRFYAMESFTLQSSYLFSLVKVLPKKRCSFLTDRRQTESRRSNTRVYTIPNSDGLYTTVCKEFFKKVFAVSDGRISRVLKTKLSIPTPPIDRRGKHVPVNKTSEEKVQKVKTFIDKFPKYESHYTLHKSMNRRFLAPDLSLPKMYSMYCDNISESEKVSDFMFRKIFNEQFNLSFHAPVSDSCKKCDNLKIKIDAAHSLEEKYQLELQKKLHLSKADSAKDNYKKDKNLAKEDLDVTVIVFDLMKTLPTPVVSTGVCYYKRQLWTYVLGIHDAANDNATMCVWDETVASRGPQEIGSCLLRYIKENVKTKRLILYSDQCGGQNRNIKMATLCQYIISHPDYVVENIDHKFFVSGHSYLACDQDFGLIEKKKKYFQNIFVPDDWIEVIKTARKKKPFQIIKMAKEDFYSTKKLENNITNRKVTAEKSKVKWLNIQWLLYHKNYPFTIFFKYSNNEEVLFESVDLKKRNSIAIANLQLDLLYPLGRQISVEKKKDLVELLQYIPPVLHDFYNNIKDSASVGNDLHVEDEVIDSD, from the exons ATGGATAACATGGAAGCTGGAACCTCTAGTAACATAGAAAACACAATGCAAG ATATCTTCGGAGTGGATGAGGAAGACCCATATCAAGATTCAGGCTCTGAGTATTTACCATCCAGATCGCCATCGCCAACTCCCTTGGATCTAATTGATATTTTAGAAGATAACCACTCTCAAAACAACCAAGACCCTCAAAACGACCAAGAGCAACGGAAGCCAAGAAAGCGAGTTCGACAGCCACATAAGTGGAAAAAGAATATACGCAAGGCAAAACGCGCGAGAGGTGAGGAATATGTGAATGCAAAAGGCAAAACTGTACCTtcgaaaaatataaacacagatATACCATGTAGATGTGGACTAAAATGCCACGATAAAGTTGGTGCTGCACAGCAAAAAGCACTCTTCGATAGGTTTTATGCCATGGAAAGTTTTACTTTGCAGTCATCTTACTTATTTTCATTGGTAAAAGTGTTACCTAAAAAAAGATGCTCTTTTCTCACTGATCGCCGACAAACTGAGTCTAGACGCTCCAATACCCGAGTATATACTATTCCAAATTCCGATGGTTTGTATACTACGGTATGTaaagaattctttaaaaaagtttttgcaGTATCTGATGGAAGAATATCcagagttttaaaaacaaaattgtccATTCCTACACCACCTATTGATAGAAGAGGAAAGCATGTTCCTGTCAATAAGACATCTGAAGAAAAAGttcaaaaagtaaaaacatttattgataaatttccTAAGTATGAATCACACTACACACTACACAAGAGTATGAACAGAAGGTTCTTAGCTCCAGATCTAAGTTTACCAAAAATGTATTCCATGTACTGTGATAATATTTCTGAGTCAGAAAAGGTATCCGATTTTATGTTCcggaaaatatttaatgaacaatttaatttatcattcCATGCACCTGTATCCGATTCATGCAAGAAATGTGACAATTTGAAGATTAAGATAGATGCAGCTCATTCACTAGAAGAAAAGTACCAGCTTGAgttacaaaaaaagttacacctCTCAAAAGCTGACAGTGCGAAAGATAATTACAAGAAAGATAAAAACCTTGCTAAAGAAGACTTAGATGTCACTGTCATTGTATTCGACCTAATGAAAACATTGCCTACTCCAGTAGTGTCAACGGGAGTGTGTTATTATAAAAGGCAGCTGTGGACGTATGTACTAGGTATACATGATGCTGCAAATGACAACGCAACAATGTGTGTATGGGATGAGACTGTAGCCTCTAGAGGACCACAGGAGATAGGCTCTTGTTTATTGCGATacattaaagaaaatgttaagaccaaaaggttaattttatattctgacCAATGTGGTGGCCAAAATCGCAATATAAAAATGGCCACTCTTTGTCAATATATTATTAGTCATCCAGACTATGTTGTGGAAAATATTGACCATAAATTTTTTGTAAGCGGTCATTCTTATTTGGCGTGTGATCAGGACTTTGgcttaatagaaaaaaagaaaaaatattttcagaataTTTTCGTACCTGATGATTGGATTGAAGTAATAAAGACtgcaagaaagaaaaaaccctttcaaattataaaaatggccAAAGAAGATTTCTATTCAACCAAAAAATTGGAGAATAATATAACCAATCGAAAAGTCACTGCAGAGAAATCAAAAGTAAAGTGGCTAAATATTCAGTGGCTCCTGTACCACAAGAACTACCcattcacaatattttttaaatattcaaataatgaaGAGGTCCTGTTTGAAAGTGTGGacttgaaaaaaagaaattctatTGCCATAGCTAATTTACAGCTTGATCTTTTGTATCCATTGGGTAGACAAATAAGTGTGGAGaaaaaaaaggatttggtgGAACTTCTTCAATACATTCCCCCGGTACTtcatgatttttataataatattaaggatagtGCTTCGGTAGGTAATGATTTGCATGTGGAAGATGAAGTAATAGATAGTGATTGA